One Niallia circulans DNA segment encodes these proteins:
- a CDS encoding metal-binding protein ZinT yields MKRSLFILFNIMLLSVFLVACAGTKSQDQATGAGETDSEVQEKNQDTSAEVDINNLDAPEDIKIEGLADHYHTGDKVKLTAVLVEETEQDHWHWYSRENADEEWKAVEGQETQEFTGEAAVNGLELKVVLFSNDDKPSAQSEPVKILINDHGQDEVSKLIYKGIFEDSQVEERPLSDWEGDWQSIYPYLVSGDLDEVFEHKAENGDMTAEEYKDYYTVGYKTDLERIVIKDNSVTFFENGQEYTGKYESDGYEILTYEKGNRGVRFIFKLVNGTENMPKYIQFSDHGIFPADSYHFHLYWGDDNEKLLEEVTHWPTYYPSNLDANGIVNELLAH; encoded by the coding sequence ATGAAAAGATCACTTTTCATCTTATTTAACATCATGCTGCTTTCAGTATTCTTAGTAGCATGTGCAGGAACAAAAAGTCAGGATCAAGCAACAGGAGCTGGGGAAACAGATTCAGAAGTACAAGAAAAAAACCAAGATACCAGCGCTGAAGTGGATATAAATAACCTGGATGCTCCAGAAGATATCAAAATAGAAGGGTTAGCAGATCACTATCATACCGGTGACAAAGTAAAGTTAACTGCTGTTTTAGTTGAAGAGACAGAACAAGACCATTGGCACTGGTATAGTAGAGAAAATGCCGATGAGGAATGGAAAGCAGTAGAAGGACAGGAAACACAAGAATTTACAGGGGAAGCAGCGGTTAATGGACTAGAATTAAAAGTTGTTTTGTTCAGTAATGACGACAAACCTAGTGCTCAATCAGAGCCTGTTAAAATACTGATTAATGATCATGGACAAGATGAAGTTAGCAAACTAATATATAAAGGGATTTTTGAAGATAGCCAAGTTGAAGAACGACCATTGTCTGATTGGGAAGGTGACTGGCAGTCCATTTATCCATATCTAGTATCTGGAGACTTAGACGAAGTGTTTGAGCATAAAGCAGAAAATGGAGATATGACAGCAGAAGAATACAAAGACTACTATACAGTAGGGTATAAAACAGACCTTGAACGCATAGTGATTAAAGATAATTCTGTAACATTTTTCGAGAATGGACAGGAGTATACCGGCAAGTATGAGTCAGACGGGTACGAAATTCTTACCTATGAAAAAGGCAATAGAGGTGTGCGCTTTATTTTTAAATTAGTAAATGGAACTGAGAACATGCCTAAATACATTCAGTTTAGTGATCATGGTATATTCCCAGCTGATTCGTATCATTTCCACTTGTACTGGGGTGATGATAATGAGAAACTGTTAGAGGAAGTTACGCATTGGCCAACATACTATCCTAGTAATCTTGATGCAAATGGCATCGTAAATGAACTGTTAGCTCATTAA
- a CDS encoding metal ABC transporter solute-binding protein, Zn/Mn family → MKKGWLVSILMISTILFGCQNGEKQNASEKISVVTSFYPMYEFTRQVAGDQADVTLMLSSGEDAHHYEPSAKDVARVNKADVFVYSSEEMEYWVDSLLETINNDKLIVARAADGIEPDHHHKQNTVDNDATNTVAENVSEEEREHSHEDGEQTSQTKQVELKGLSDHYHTGDVVTLAAELQGETNYDHWHWYSRDDHNDEWELVTGQETDLFEYKTTGKSFEVKAVLLDDEDNTYAESESVSVLIDNHENQDPHSWLDPVLAQEQVNIIRDSLIEADPNGKDIYEQNAESFKKELQKLDEEYQETLKNAKKRIFVVQHQAFGYLAERYNLEQISIGGISTEVEPSASRIAEIGNLVKVYNVPVIYYQQGANSAIAETVAAETGTKTAKLYDLEVLSKEFEDEKLGYIAAMRENLKSLQLSIQ, encoded by the coding sequence ATGAAAAAAGGCTGGTTGGTTTCCATTTTAATGATATCCACGATTCTATTCGGGTGTCAAAATGGAGAAAAACAAAACGCATCAGAAAAGATATCTGTAGTAACATCGTTTTATCCAATGTACGAATTTACTCGACAGGTTGCAGGTGATCAGGCAGATGTCACTTTAATGTTATCATCTGGAGAAGATGCACACCATTATGAACCAAGTGCTAAAGATGTCGCTCGAGTTAATAAAGCAGACGTATTTGTCTATAGTAGTGAAGAAATGGAATATTGGGTGGATAGCTTATTAGAAACGATTAACAACGATAAATTAATTGTAGCCCGTGCAGCAGATGGCATTGAACCAGACCATCATCATAAACAAAATACGGTCGATAATGATGCAACTAATACAGTTGCTGAAAATGTTAGTGAAGAAGAACGAGAACACAGCCATGAAGATGGGGAGCAAACTTCACAAACAAAACAAGTAGAACTGAAGGGATTATCAGATCATTATCATACAGGTGATGTTGTGACTCTTGCTGCAGAGCTTCAAGGAGAAACTAATTATGATCATTGGCATTGGTATTCACGAGATGATCATAATGACGAATGGGAATTGGTAACTGGACAAGAGACAGACCTTTTTGAATACAAAACAACTGGAAAAAGCTTTGAGGTAAAAGCCGTATTATTGGACGATGAAGATAATACTTATGCCGAATCAGAGTCAGTATCGGTTTTAATAGACAATCACGAAAATCAAGATCCGCATAGTTGGTTAGATCCGGTATTAGCACAGGAGCAAGTTAATATAATCCGTGACTCTCTCATTGAAGCGGATCCAAATGGAAAAGATATCTATGAACAAAATGCTGAATCCTTTAAAAAAGAACTGCAAAAATTGGATGAAGAATATCAAGAGACCCTAAAAAATGCGAAGAAGCGTATATTTGTAGTGCAGCACCAAGCCTTCGGATATCTTGCAGAACGATATAATTTAGAGCAAATTTCAATTGGTGGCATATCTACAGAGGTAGAACCAAGTGCATCACGCATTGCTGAGATTGGAAACTTGGTGAAGGTGTATAATGTACCAGTTATCTATTATCAACAAGGTGCCAATTCAGCAATTGCCGAAACAGTTGCTGCAGAAACAGGAACAAAAACAGCTAAACTCTATGACTTAGAGGTTTTGTCTAAAGAATTTGAAGATGAAAAATTAGGTTACATTGCTGCGATGCGTGAAAACCTGAAATCCCTGCAGCTAAGTATTCAGTAA
- a CDS encoding type B 50S ribosomal protein L31, which produces MKKGIHPEYQKVVFMDTVSGFKFLSASTKKSKETIEWEDGNVYPLLKVETSSDTHPFYTGVQKFGERGGRAERFNKKYNIK; this is translated from the coding sequence ATGAAAAAAGGCATACATCCCGAATATCAGAAAGTTGTTTTTATGGATACAGTTAGTGGTTTTAAATTTTTATCAGCTTCAACAAAGAAAAGTAAAGAGACGATTGAATGGGAAGACGGAAATGTATATCCATTATTAAAGGTGGAGACAAGTTCAGATACACATCCATTTTATACTGGAGTACAAAAGTTTGGCGAAAGAGGAGGAAGAGCAGAAAGATTCAATAAAAAGTATAACATTAAGTAA
- a CDS encoding DUF1349 domain-containing protein, with translation MLNFNWINESVVSEDDGRIELYAPKETDFFCNNGAIGEEGITPESLCNAPFYYTEVAGDFVMRVKVSHDFKDTYDSASIMVMKDMAYWAKACFELTDFNTHAVVSVVTKEESDDANGCNIDNNSVWLQICRSGSSFAFHYSTDGENYYMMRFFNLPVEEIVKVGLLAQAPLGSGGKRIYENLSIERKTVKNIRMGK, from the coding sequence ATGTTAAACTTCAATTGGATTAATGAAAGCGTTGTCTCCGAGGATGATGGAAGAATAGAATTATATGCGCCTAAAGAAACTGATTTTTTCTGTAACAACGGTGCAATCGGAGAAGAAGGTATTACTCCAGAATCATTATGTAATGCACCCTTTTATTATACGGAGGTGGCAGGAGATTTTGTTATGAGAGTAAAAGTTTCTCATGACTTCAAGGATACTTACGATTCTGCCTCGATAATGGTTATGAAGGATATGGCTTATTGGGCAAAAGCGTGTTTTGAATTAACCGATTTTAATACACATGCAGTAGTGAGTGTTGTTACAAAGGAAGAATCTGATGATGCGAATGGATGCAACATTGATAATAATTCTGTTTGGCTTCAAATTTGCAGAAGTGGTAGTTCTTTTGCATTCCACTATTCTACAGATGGTGAAAATTATTATATGATGAGATTTTTCAATTTGCCAGTTGAGGAAATTGTTAAAGTAGGATTACTTGCACAAGCACCTTTGGGAAGTGGTGGAAAGAGGATTTATGAAAACTTAAGCATTGAAAGAAAAACAGTTAAAAATATTCGTATGGGCAAATAA
- a CDS encoding sugar phosphate isomerase/epimerase family protein, protein MKLGIIAKPIEKSFQEAKMMGLEFIELCVNEGDDVEEFYEGRQNLFRWIEEYGIDIGSIGRWKSHRINQSGEVIQEELDRCFRLIDIARESGCKNFVAGCNYVGELSYYANCSAAIEFYSRLIEYAKPKGVKVSSVNCRKENFVNNPKSWGIIHGHLADLGIKYDPSHSYYDGGDYLKETLDWGHRFEHVHLKGSLMVNGIRVDDPPAGLDQTDWGSFISLLRARGYTGGLSIEPHSSFYTEEDAYKGTLYTIKYMNKILFKD, encoded by the coding sequence ATGAAACTTGGTATTATTGCAAAACCAATTGAAAAGAGTTTTCAAGAAGCGAAAATGATGGGATTAGAATTTATAGAATTATGTGTAAATGAAGGAGACGATGTAGAAGAATTCTATGAAGGCAGACAGAATTTATTTAGATGGATAGAGGAATACGGAATTGATATAGGTTCCATTGGCAGATGGAAATCACATCGTATTAATCAATCAGGAGAAGTGATTCAAGAGGAGTTAGACAGATGTTTCAGGCTAATAGATATTGCCAGAGAGTCAGGCTGCAAGAATTTTGTAGCTGGTTGTAATTATGTAGGAGAGTTATCTTACTACGCAAATTGTAGTGCAGCTATTGAGTTTTATTCACGCCTTATAGAGTATGCGAAGCCTAAAGGTGTTAAGGTTTCTTCTGTTAATTGCAGAAAAGAAAACTTTGTAAATAATCCTAAATCTTGGGGAATAATTCATGGTCATTTAGCTGACTTAGGAATCAAATATGATCCTTCCCATAGTTACTATGACGGTGGAGATTACTTAAAAGAAACACTTGATTGGGGGCATAGATTTGAACATGTTCACTTAAAAGGCTCTTTAATGGTGAATGGTATAAGAGTAGATGATCCACCTGCTGGACTCGATCAAACAGACTGGGGATCCTTTATTTCTTTACTTCGAGCTAGAGGATATACTGGCGGACTTAGTATTGAACCGCATTCGTCTTTTTATACAGAAGAAGATGCATATAAAGGTACATTGTACACTATCAAGTATATGAATAAGATACTGTTTAAAGATTAA
- a CDS encoding Gfo/Idh/MocA family protein, producing the protein MRKLRYGLIGVGNNAVKKHLTNYAMLGNVELVAISDINMEHAEKVAERFEISKVYKNYQDMINEENLDIVSVTTPNSLHADMTIYALQHGVNVHCEKPLAINASEAQRIVDAKNTSGKLVMVGLNNRFTNAAIYLKTLIDTGYFGHIYKINTGWVRRSGIPGRGTWFTNKSIAGGGVLIDLGAHYLDLALYFMGMPEPKYITGAAYQNFAHTTSRNRNGYKGDPNGIFNVEDSATGFLGLENGSTVHFEFSWASNIEEERTFVEILGTKGGASIVNGKLKIQSELLGTCIDVMPVLNDNIKFLSEFEHFTNAILTNEDLIAPAEHGVYLMNIIDHFYQSADTPEPVFFDKSTLKLFS; encoded by the coding sequence ATGCGAAAACTAAGATATGGATTAATAGGTGTAGGAAATAATGCAGTGAAAAAACATCTTACTAATTACGCGATGTTAGGTAATGTGGAACTTGTAGCAATTAGCGACATTAACATGGAACATGCTGAGAAGGTAGCAGAAAGATTTGAGATTAGTAAAGTTTACAAGAACTATCAAGATATGATAAATGAAGAGAACCTCGATATTGTTAGTGTTACGACACCAAACTCACTGCATGCAGATATGACAATTTATGCCCTCCAGCATGGGGTAAATGTTCATTGCGAAAAACCACTGGCTATTAATGCTTCAGAAGCGCAGAGAATTGTTGATGCCAAAAATACTTCAGGTAAGTTAGTAATGGTCGGATTGAACAATCGATTCACTAATGCAGCTATCTATTTAAAAACATTAATTGATACTGGTTACTTTGGTCACATTTACAAAATCAATACTGGATGGGTTAGACGCAGCGGTATTCCTGGAAGAGGTACTTGGTTTACAAACAAATCGATTGCTGGCGGCGGCGTATTAATTGACCTTGGTGCACATTATCTTGATTTAGCTCTTTATTTCATGGGCATGCCGGAACCAAAGTATATAACAGGTGCAGCATATCAGAATTTCGCTCATACAACTTCGAGAAATCGTAATGGTTATAAAGGTGATCCAAATGGAATTTTCAATGTGGAGGATAGTGCAACTGGTTTTCTTGGTCTTGAAAATGGTTCTACAGTCCATTTTGAATTTAGTTGGGCTTCAAATATTGAAGAAGAACGTACTTTCGTTGAGATTTTAGGGACAAAAGGTGGAGCAAGCATTGTGAATGGAAAGCTCAAAATTCAATCTGAGTTACTAGGCACTTGTATAGATGTGATGCCAGTGTTAAATGACAATATTAAATTTTTAAGTGAGTTCGAACATTTCACAAATGCTATTTTAACAAATGAAGACTTAATAGCCCCTGCTGAACATGGTGTGTATTTAATGAATATTATTGATCATTTCTATCAGTCAGCTGATACTCCAGAACCAGTATTTTTCGATAAAAGCACATTAAAACTATTCTCTTAA
- a CDS encoding Gfo/Idh/MocA family protein has protein sequence MKIKLGVIGFGGMGKWHAQNAPRAGVEIVAVCDIEEMKQAEAIKMGFKLYNTAEELVADKEINTVILTVPNHLHKDMCLLSARAGKHVITEKPAALNVEELDEMDHACKEAGVFFTCHQNRRWDKDMLTVKKAYEEGLLGNIFTIESKLHSGNGYMHEWHIYKNYGGGMIYDWGVHLVDQILFMMPNAKVNSLYADVKNVLHEEVDDYFKVIMKMDNGITAHIELSTYILDYQPRWLVGADKGTMIVKTFACDGNIYRTGKMLEKLPPQITETEAGPTRQFAPVPPGGIVTEPLPVIHSDWTDFYKNIDDVINGRAEPLIKIPEVRRVLSLMESIRKSSELGEAILFE, from the coding sequence ATGAAAATCAAATTAGGTGTAATTGGCTTTGGTGGTATGGGGAAATGGCATGCGCAGAATGCTCCAAGAGCAGGAGTCGAGATTGTAGCCGTTTGTGATATAGAGGAAATGAAACAAGCGGAAGCAATTAAAATGGGATTTAAATTGTACAACACAGCTGAAGAATTAGTGGCTGATAAAGAAATTAATACGGTTATTTTAACAGTACCGAATCACTTACATAAAGACATGTGCCTATTATCAGCTAGAGCAGGTAAGCACGTGATTACTGAAAAACCAGCTGCACTAAATGTAGAAGAGTTAGATGAAATGGATCATGCATGTAAAGAAGCAGGCGTATTCTTTACTTGTCATCAAAACAGAAGATGGGATAAGGACATGTTGACAGTGAAGAAAGCATATGAAGAAGGTTTGCTTGGTAATATCTTTACAATTGAATCCAAATTGCATTCAGGGAATGGCTATATGCATGAGTGGCATATTTATAAAAATTATGGAGGCGGAATGATTTATGATTGGGGAGTACACCTAGTTGACCAAATTCTATTTATGATGCCTAATGCAAAAGTTAACTCCCTTTATGCGGACGTTAAAAATGTATTACATGAAGAAGTAGATGATTACTTCAAAGTAATTATGAAAATGGATAATGGAATCACAGCACATATTGAATTATCAACTTATATTTTGGACTATCAACCACGATGGCTAGTTGGTGCTGATAAAGGAACAATGATTGTCAAAACCTTCGCTTGTGACGGGAATATTTATAGAACAGGAAAAATGTTAGAAAAACTTCCACCACAGATAACGGAAACGGAAGCAGGACCGACAAGACAATTCGCACCTGTTCCTCCTGGAGGGATTGTGACAGAACCACTTCCCGTAATTCATTCTGATTGGACAGATTTCTATAAGAATATTGATGACGTTATTAATGGGAGAGCTGAGCCATTAATAAAAATTCCGGAGGTAAGACGGGTCTTATCATTGATGGAATCCATAAGAAAATCATCAGAACTTGGCGAAGCAATTTTGTTTGAGTAG
- a CDS encoding sugar phosphate isomerase/epimerase family protein, protein MKLGFNSAILDGCTFEEVIDFASENGFKCVELCAWPKGKALRKYAGVTHIDVEQLDVNYIKNYTAEKGVKISAIAYYPNALDPDAEKSNYYVEHIKKCVEAAKKLDVNMVNTFIGRDQNKTIDENLQIMIGVWKPIVDFADQLGVKIAIENCPMLFTSDEWPGGQNLMTTPAIFRRVFELIPNKNFGLNYDPSHFVWQQIDYIKPIYEFKERIFHIHFKDIKLYKDRLNDVGIMATPLQFLSPKLPGLGDVDWGKYISALTDISYFGYAVIEVEDKAFEESLKSRKDSIKISKNYLSQFLV, encoded by the coding sequence ATGAAGCTGGGTTTTAACAGTGCTATTTTAGATGGATGTACATTTGAAGAAGTTATTGATTTTGCATCAGAGAACGGCTTTAAATGTGTAGAATTATGTGCATGGCCGAAAGGAAAGGCTCTTAGAAAATATGCCGGTGTAACTCATATTGATGTAGAACAATTAGATGTTAATTATATAAAAAATTATACAGCAGAAAAAGGCGTTAAAATTTCTGCTATTGCTTATTATCCGAATGCATTAGATCCAGATGCAGAAAAAAGTAATTATTATGTAGAGCATATTAAAAAATGTGTAGAAGCTGCAAAAAAATTAGATGTAAATATGGTTAACACCTTTATTGGAAGGGACCAAAATAAAACAATTGATGAAAATCTACAAATAATGATTGGTGTATGGAAACCTATTGTTGATTTTGCAGACCAATTAGGTGTGAAAATTGCAATTGAAAACTGTCCAATGTTGTTTACAAGTGATGAATGGCCAGGTGGACAGAATTTAATGACAACTCCAGCTATTTTTCGCAGGGTGTTTGAATTAATCCCTAATAAAAATTTCGGTTTGAATTATGATCCATCACACTTTGTATGGCAACAGATTGATTATATTAAACCTATTTATGAATTTAAAGAAAGAATCTTTCATATTCATTTTAAAGATATAAAATTATACAAAGATCGTTTAAATGATGTTGGAATCATGGCAACTCCACTTCAGTTCCTATCACCTAAACTACCAGGGCTTGGTGATGTAGATTGGGGAAAATATATTTCTGCTTTAACGGATATTAGTTATTTCGGATATGCAGTAATTGAAGTGGAAGATAAAGCGTTTGAAGAGTCATTAAAATCTAGAAAAGATTCTATAAAAATAAGCAAAAACTATTTAAGTCAATTTTTAGTTTAA